A single Stigmatopora argus isolate UIUO_Sarg chromosome 7, RoL_Sarg_1.0, whole genome shotgun sequence DNA region contains:
- the LOC144077536 gene encoding OCIA domain-containing protein 1 has product MSSTTADFNEEQQRQGAQLSPVGTGYIPTEEERRVFRECHNESFWYRSVPFSVLSMAITQALVTRGFLSASPRFGSLPKVAFAGVCGYIAGKMSYMKTCQEKFKRLDNSPLGEGLRQGTGLSLQPLQGAQSEMSDPNTPSYDSMFQPAEMSASGKAREYGFNPKPPVGPQRSDDFNFQDQSYEDGDEPKRKSILYEDLRVKNRENYEVTLTQKADSLLKTPLEKEPVRSTKNEKKNIYGDTWDE; this is encoded by the exons ATGTCATCTACCACTGCAGACTTCAATGAAGAGCAGCAGCGCCAAGGAGCACAG CTGTCACCCGTGGGCACCGGCTACATCCCCACGGAGGAAGAGAGGAGGGTGTTTCGGGAGTGCCACAACGAAAGTTTTTGGTACAGAT CGGTGCCCTTTTCCGTTTTGAGCATGGCCATAACTCAAGCCCTGGTTACGAGAG GGTTTCTTTCTGCATCGCCCAGGTTTGGATCTCTTCCAAAAGTGGCCT TTGCTGGCGTTTGCGGCTATATAGCAGGGAAGATGTCATACATGAAGACGTGTCAGGAGAAGTTCAAGAGGCTTGACAACTCTCCTCTGGGAGAGGGCCTACGGCAGGGGACGGGACTTTCACTACAGCC TCTTCAAGGTGCTCAATCAGAAATGAGTGATCCTAACACCCCGAGCTATGACAGCATGTTCCAGCCAGCAGAGATGTCAGCTTCCGGCAAAGCCCGTGAATATGGTTTTAACCCCAAACCACCTGTTGGTCCACAAAGATCAGATGACTTTAATTTCCAAG ATCAGTCCTATGAAGACGGAGATGAACCAAAGCGAAAGTCTATTCTCTATGAGGACCTGCGTGTGAAAAACCGAGAAAACTACGAGGTCACACTCACCCAAAAGGCAGACTCATTGCTCAAAACGCCCCTTGAAAAAGAGCCAGTAAGATCAACAAAAAACG AAAAGAAGAATATCTATGGAGACACCTGGGACGAATAA